TTTAAGTTAAACTTTTTGGTAAATAGTTTATAAGGATTTTTAAATCACATTAAAAATTAGAGATAGATCAGGGTATtaaaaatcaaaaaaaaatatttagagATTATGAAAACATCTTTAAACATTCAAAAAAATAGGTTTAgctctagtaaaattgaaaaaaaaatctacTAAAAACTCCTAAAGCATTCTAATCAATGTATAAACATGTTTTAAAAACTATGcatgataaaaatatgagatgcaaccaTCTCGAGTGCAACATACATTAATGTTGAATGCAATCATGCTAGTTGCATATTATGTTTTTTCATGAAAAGTTTCAAAACATGTTTACATATTAATTAAAATGTTTAATAATTTTATAGTTCTTTTTGGTTATTTTCATTTTCCTAGAGCTAAATCTATTTTTTAAAACATATAGGTCTATTTTTATGAACTCTAAATATATTTGTTTGGATTTTCTTTTATCCTAGTGTATCTCTAGAAATGTTTTTATAATTTTTAGAGCCTGGATACAATTTTTGTGGTTTAAAAACTTATcaaatatttacttatttttTAACTAAAAATGACAAAACCATAAACTAGGACAGGAGAGTTCACGGGGGAAGATTCTGATTTTAAAGTTCAAGGAGAAAAATCAGATAATTGAGAGAGGTAGAATGGACTTTTTTCAACAAAACAAGCAGCCGACATATGATTTGACCGTTCAGCCGATGAAACACCGGCCCACTGGGCCGATATTACTTGAGGCCAACATAACTACGACACCGCAAACTAGCACGGCGGGATATTTCTCCCACGGCCCACACTAGGGTTGTCTTCTCCACCTAGCCGCTAACCGGCGCCCGGCGGTAAGCCACTCCCGCGAGCAGCGAGCTCGCATCTGCCTCGTCTAGTCGTTTCCACTTCCAACCCGCTGGTCCGTACCTCATACGCCACCGCGCCAGCCATGGACGCCGTGCTACCTTCCCTCCTCATCGGCGGCGGACTCGCCGTGTCCGTTTCCATTCCCACCGCCACCAAAGCCGGCAGCCAATCCATTTCAGTCCCCCACCTCTCGACCTCCGCCCTCCGTTCCATTGCTCGCCAGCGGGGCCGGCGCCGTTTGCCCCTCCTCGCCTCATCTTCGCAGTCGCCTCCCACGCCACTTTCCGCCGCTTCGACTGAGAGCCAGTCGCGTTCCTCCAGGTGGGTGGTTGTGATGGATACGCCCCCCGCCGCCGCGGGAGGCAGTGGGGTGTCCCGCGTAGAGGCCGTGGATTACTACGCAGCCACACTGGCCCAGGTTGTGGGAAGGTGAGTAGTATGCATTCTCTGGCAAACAAGAACACTTAGCTTTTTTTTCGACGGTTTTTATGCTGAAAATATTGTGCCCTGCGTAATTACAGCAGTGAGAAGGAGGCGCAGATGCGCATATATGAGGCTTCGTGGGATGGAACCTACGTGTTCCGCTGCGAGATCGACGAGGATGCATCGAAGGAGCTTGCAAGTATGACCTCCAATCCCTTAGTGAAGTGCGGTGTGAAAAAACCTGGTGTGCTTCGGTGCTCCGTATTAGTATAATTTTGTGAGAAAGTTTAATCCTGCAGAGTGAGATATGTGTAAACTGGGAACAGTTGTACAAGTTTGTCGATAACTGCAGACAACTGTCTTTCTTATCATGACATTCTCTGAATCATTCTAGTTTGCAATTGTTCTCCTTATTCAGACTCAGACATACTATTCCAAAATAGTTTTAGCATGCCAAGGTATAATTAAGTTGCTTTGTTGGTTTAGGAATTGCACCACCTGTTGGACTGATTTCGATGATGCATTTGAAAATTAGAACCTCTGATTGACAAAGTGAAAAACATTTGGAGAGGTACATACTGGAACTCATACATATTTTGCTTCTTCCTCTCTTCTCAATTTACAGAGATGCAGGGAGTGTTATCTGTTCAGCCAGATATGGGTAACAAATCAGAGAAGGATAACCACAGCTTGAGTCTCTTGACAGCTAACCTTGTAAGCATTAGTGATAGTGCTTCTACATCTTCAAGTGGGAAAAATGAGTTTTGGCTTGTCCGAATGGAGAAGCCCGGAGTTGAAGTCGTGACAAAGGCCCAAATGGTGGATCACTATACCCAAATCCTTATGAAAGTGTTGGGGAAGTATGAAATCTTACATCAACCTAGCTACTACTTTACtagtatctgcctgttgtgtgcatgataaaaatattgtcaTCTCTCAATTTTTCAGCGAACAGGATGCCCAAGTTAGCATATATCACATTTCATGGGAGAGGGATTATGGTTTCTGCTGTCATATTGATGAAGAGTGCGCAAAAGAGTTAGCTGGTGAGCAACTTGGGCTTTCATCTCTCTTTGTATAGAGTCCTGACAAATCCTGACAAGTAACTTTGCATACCAGATGTTCCTGGAGTGTTATCTGTTCAACCCGATATGAACTTTGGATCAGACAACAAAGATTACAAAGGTTTGTTCTCATTTCTTCTGCTTCTGATAAATATATACTCATTTCTTAATGCCATTATCTTAAGTCCCATTTCCATCACGATGTGCATCATTGGCAGCCAAAATTCCTTTCTTCCTGTTCAAGACCTTTTATGGTGCATTTCAAATTTTCAATGCAGGAAACCACCAATACTGCTATACAAATCTTGTGCCTGGGTTTGGCCTTGTTTTCCATTCTAACAAGATATCTAGAGTTAATGATTTGAAAATTTGGATTAGTCAACCACAAGCAATTCATATGAACTAAGTTGAAACTTGAAAACCAGACAGTTTCGACAAGACTAGAACAAGCAAGGTTCTGATTATTTTACCCCAAAGGCCAAAACTAAAATCCTATTTCTTCCCCTACACAGCTTTGTATTCTTTTGCTGTTCCTTTGTGAGGTTCATTTCTATGGCCTGATCAATACTAAGATGATGCCATCCATATACCAATTTTGCTATTAATCCTTGGAGGACTTAAGTTGGTACATTTGATTTTCTTACACTTTATACTCTCATTGAACTTGTACCTAGCATGCCTGGGGTGCATCTGACAACTTGAATGTCCATGCTTCTTAGAGGGCTTGTATAAATCACCCAGATAGTAAATGCTTTTGATGGTTTCAGGTGATGATGGCTTGAAATCATCTGAAGGGACTGGAGTGGCCGATATCAAAACTAAAAGGCTCTTTGTTACAGGTGAAGCACAACATATACTACTTTTTTGTGCATTTTACCTAATTTGTTTGTTCATGTATCATTAGCATTTATTTATTCAGATCTATTTCTATCTTGACTGTCCCTAACTTTTGTGTACACTGTATGGCAGGGCTTTCATTTTATACATCTGAGAAAACTTTGCGGGCAGCGTTTGAGCCTTTCGGTGAGCTCGTTGAAGGTTTGTGATAGGGTAGCAAAAATGTTTGTACCCATTCATTTATCTTTTGCGTCTGACTTTCTGATTCATTGAACTGCTTTGTTACATACAGTGAAGATAATTATGGACAGGATATCAAAAAGATCAAAAGGCTACGCCTTCGTAGAATACACTACTGAGGAAGCTGGAGGTGCTGCTCTAAAAGCAATGAATGGACAGGTAGGTGATTATAATTCCTATTATACAACTAGCATTGTTACAGTTGTAGGATATTTACAGACCTCTTGAAACTCACGGTTATACTTTTATCTGCAGATAATAAACGGCTGGATGATAGTTGTTGATGTTGCTAAAACTAGATCGAGAGACCGTCTATCTGGTGGGCCTAATCAAGCATTTCGACCACACTATCAGGCTAGATGACTGTTTAATGTACAGAACTTACAGCTGTAGATTAGAGATAAGCACGAGAGCGAGGAATTGCTGGGGAAATGTCGAACTGCCTGGTCTGATTGTAGTTCTGTGCCCTTGTCTTGTGCGAATTGCTAGAGAGTACTCCCAGCAAAAATATGTAAATGCAGTTAAAGTGTACGATTACTTTCATTAGTAACATATACTTAATTAAGTCATTCTCAGGTACAGCCTTGTTCCTGCTCATAAgtttaaatatatatttaatatttATTATGGATTTTTATTAACAAGTGATAATCTTCCTCCAAAGAAATTTATTACAATTGTTCAGAAAGAGCGAACGGTTCAGGTTCATATGCAGATGATGTCAAATTATGTTTCAAATCCTCCAACATCTGATAAATACCCTCGCTTTCCATATGCAACTTGTCTGCAGTGACAAAGGAATGTACACTTCCATCTTCCTCTATCCAGCTG
The sequence above is drawn from the Miscanthus floridulus cultivar M001 chromosome 15, ASM1932011v1, whole genome shotgun sequence genome and encodes:
- the LOC136508201 gene encoding organelle RRM domain-containing protein 1, chloroplastic-like → MDAVLPSLLIGGGLAVSVSIPTATKAGSQSISVPHLSTSALRSIARQRGRRRLPLLASSSQSPPTPLSAASTESQSRSSRWVVVMDTPPAAAGGSGVSRVEAVDYYAATLAQVVGSSEKEAQMRIYEASWDGTYVFRCEIDEDASKELAKMQGVLSVQPDMGNKSEKDNHSLSLLTANLVSISDSASTSSSGKNEFWLVRMEKPGVEVVTKAQMVDHYTQILMKVLGNEQDAQVSIYHISWERDYGFCCHIDEECAKELADVPGVLSVQPDMNFGSDNKDYKGDDGLKSSEGTGVADIKTKRLFVTGLSFYTSEKTLRAAFEPFGELVEVKIIMDRISKRSKGYAFVEYTTEEAGGAALKAMNGQIINGWMIVVDVAKTRSRDRLSGGPNQAFRPHYQAR